The sequence GGAGGAATGCATAAAGGCAAGTTGGCAAAGCAAGAGAAATTGATGAAGGCATCAGAGGGGATGGGCTGAGCTCACGATGGTGCCAGTGGTGACTGTGAGGagatgctaggcttataaaggatctgtggctggAGATCATGGCGGGAACGTGTGGCAGGAACAATAAAGAAGGAGGCGGGGAAAGGCAAAGAAGGGGTAGGGGGTCGggtcccatgacagagggcagttaatccttgtaggagTTTAGTCTATGCAGGCAGTTTTTTCCCCCGCAGGCCATTATTTTTTCCTGCCCAGTTATGAGCCTCCACATTCTAGAGAGGATGTAGATCTTGTGCCAGCTGTACCCTTATCAACAGCAGATCTCCTAGGTGAACAGCCTCCTGGGCACCTATCAatccccttttcctccttttttccttcttgactGCCTGGAATGTTAATGCAATGGCTCTCTCAGCAGCCATTTTGATCAATGAGGTGACTTTGAGGATGGAACCAAGTCTAGGACAGTAGAGTAAAAAGATAAGACCCAAGTTCATGATCATGGGTATTAACCCTGAACTGCCACCTCAGCACTTGTTTTGGAGGGAGATGTGGAGGGTGCCATCTATTTTGTTTAAACCTCTGGGGTTAGGTCCCCACTACCCATAGCCTGACCTAATCCTAACTGACCCATAGAACCAGCCAGAAAGGGGTGTGAGGTAGAAAGATATGGTCTAGTCCTGACCCTCCTGTCACTACAGGTGGACATGCCTCTAGGTGAGTCTGTCACCATCTGGCCTtgtcttcttttgtaaaatgagcTTAAGAATTCCTGCCCTGCCTACGTACAGGTGGTTATCGAAACtgaatgaggggagttcctgctgtggctcagccgtaatgaacccaactagtatccatgaggacttgggttcgatccctggcctcgctcaatgggttaaggatcgagcattgccctgagctgtagtgcaggtcacagacgtggtttgaatctggaattgctgtggctgtggtgtaggccagcagctgcagctctgattccacccctagcctgggaacttccacatgctgcagatgcagctcttaaaagacaaaaacaaataaataaataaactgaatgaGGTCGAGTGTGTAAAATTGTCCTGTACATGTAAAATGGTCACTAGAGGTAGGAGTGTGTATGGCctaggggcgggggtgggggggaactcAGTCCCCCGATTGGCCAGGGGCAGCTCCATCAGCTCAGTTGAGGCTTGATCTTCCTTGAGTGGTCGAGGCCAGAGCCAGTGGGCACCTGGCTCCATTTGCCAATTTGCCTCTGAGCTTGTTCCAGGGCAGTGCCATTTTCCAATGCCCGACCTCCTGGGCAGCACCCTGGTCCATGGGGAGGAAGCGGGGATGTGGTTGCTGGTGTGGCAAGGACCAGAAAGGAAGGagagtttttaaacaaaaatagctCCTGTTGGTCTATGTTGTGCCTCTAAAAATCTGAACCcaccccctttttagggccacacctgtggcatatgcaagtttccaggctagtggttgaactggagatgcagctgctcgcctacaccacagccgcttcaacaccagatctgagacatgtctgcaacctacaccacagcttgggcaacactggatccttaacccactgagtggggccaggagtcgaacccacattcttatggatacgagtcaggttcattaccacggagccacaacaggaatctcccccctcccttttatCTACTGCAAAATAACATGTCTTTAAAAGGGACCTGCCTCTATCTCTATTTTGTGCTGAAATACATTTTGTTGTGGTGTCCCAGTTGGAGGCGGCTCCTTTGCTGGCTGATGTCCACCTGATGTCCAAGCTGAGCCCTGTGAACTGTAGGAATGATAAAGAAGGAGCCGGGCTTTGATAACCAAACCTAGCATGGGGCTGGGCGCATGGGCTCTAGAATCTAACTGGCCCAAGTAACTACTCaacatctcagtttcctcatctgtcaaatgggggaGTGGCAGAACCTCCCTGAGGGCTGGTTATGAGGATGAACTGAGCTGCCTGTCAGGGGAGAGGCTGTGTGAATCACAGCTCTCACCCGGAACCCTGGACTTGAACCTCAGCTCCTCTGCCCTGGAGCCAGTTACAGATCTCTCTGTTCACCCTTCTGAGCAGTGGAGAGAATGGTAGTACCCATCACAGGCTGCTGTGAGGAGTAAGTGAGTTAAGCATGTGTAGCTGTTAGTTCTTGTCACTACAGAGCTCTGGGCACATGCAGGAGAAATATGAGGTGGCGACAAAACACACTCACTTCCCCAAACCCAGGCCACCGACATATGGACCTGCACGATGCCAGGGCACTGAAGTCACCAAGGAGGCCGGAGTCCTACTGGTTGCTCTCAGGGAACTTAAATTCTAAAACAATGGAAAACAGGTAGTGAAAAAGACCACACAAAAGTTGCACACAGTGAGAGCCACTGCCCCAGCTTAATTGCCAATGAGAAATGCAATATTTCAGGTTGGCAGATAAAAGGCTTTCTTTACAACtgaggttcaggagttcccgctgtggcacaatgggatcggtggcatcttgggagcactgggttgtagattcaatccctggccccacacagtgggttaaggatctggtgttgctgtagctgcagtttaggtcatgACTGCATCTCagttcccggcccaggaactctgtatgctgtggggtagccaaaaatggaaaggaaaaaaaaaaagaacctaggtTCAGCTACATAATGGTCCCCAAAGGTATCAGGGTCTGAATCCTTGGTATCTGGGAAGGTTACCCTCCATGATGAAAGAATCTTTGCATGTGGGAAAGGATTTTGTGACTGAGATGATTCTGGATTACCTGGACAGGCCCTAAATGCAATcacaggtgtccttataagagagaggcagagggaagatttgacacagaagaggaaaaagtcaTGCGGCCACAGAAGCAGAGATTGGGGTGATgtgaccacaagccaaggaatgccagcagcCACCAGCAGTCACCAGCAGTCACCAGAGGCCAGGAATTGCTTCTCCCTTAGAGCCTgtggagggagcatggccctcctgacaccttgattttggctcagtggaactgATTTTGCACTTCACACCTCCAGGACAGGGagagaataagtttctgttgGTTTAATCCACCAAGagtgtagtaatttgttacagtagccacAAGAAAGTCATACTGCACCATTGACTGTAAAGTGGGAGCTATAGCTGAGACTGTCTGGTTCCAAGTGTAAGTGGTAAGTGCCATTCATCCTCAGATAAAATGCGtgataacagggagttcccattgtggtttagcaagttaagaacccgactagtatccatgaggatttgggtttgatccctggcctcagtgcgttaaggatctggtgttgccacaagctgtggcataggtcacagatatggctgggttccagtgttgctatggctgtggcatagatggcagctaaagctccaattcaacccctagcttgggaacttccacatgctgcaggtgcagccctaaaacaaaaacaaacaaaaaaaatgcatgataACAAAATGCTACAGAAGTCAACCACTTAGTTGCTATAAAGCACTGAGCATCTGTTTTCtgacaaaatatttctaaagaatcCAGGAAGTTTCAGGAAGAAAGGTGGACAGAAAGACAACCAAAGAATTTGATTTTTCTGGGCTTGGCTAACGGGAACCTGGCTTCGCAATCCAATACATAGACAAGGCTTTTAGGAGTTGAGTAACAGTTTTCAGAGGTTATTTTTGATACATTCCAGAAGAATTACACTTCTATTGTAAAATTGCTGCCTGAAcatatataaagacaaataaattttgTGATATGTTTAAAAGGAGGCAGGCCTTTTTTCTATCAAAATGAAAGGTACCGTGGCAAATCCTTACAATCACTAGCAGCAGCAGCCCCAAACTTGAATAGGATGCTGTTGCATCAGCTACAGGTGACTCAGCAACCAGGGCCCCAGTATGCACTGCATGACAGTCTAATGGCCTCCTGTTGGGAGTCTTAGAGTTGAGACATGAGACGGATTGGATAAGTGGGTTCTGTAgatcctccccccctcccccgtttCCATCGCTTGGTCACCCACCAAGTCCCCTGGAATCCATCACCGTCGTAGCTTCCCAGGCTCCTTATGGGGATCACCAACTTGCCTTGGAGGATCTGGATGGGGTTTCACCTCCTTGGATGTCTCCTGCTCACCTCTGCCTTCTTGCTTTCAAGCAATGGgaagggaggagcctcttcagccTCCATCTGGACCACACCTGCTGATGGCAAGCTGTGGATTATTTTGATGGGCTGACACTGGTAGGCACACTACTTAATTTCCACTTTTTGTGACTGCCcacttgcttctctctctctctttttaactcTCAGACCTAGACAGTTCTCTTCACCTCGGATCACCCACCACCAAGCTCCCTTGTTCTGGCTTAACCCTAATCTTCCCACTGACCTTATAGCCTCCAGAGCAGCCTTAACAAGATCAGAGTCAAGATCGCTAATTCAGCAACAAGCTTTAATGAAACCTCCAGCAAGCCGTAAGTACCCTGCTAATGCCCTGAGAAGCCTCCATCCTCACAGCATCCCGGTGAGATTATTGAAAGAGTATCTTTGGCCTCAGTGGTCCAGAATTGAGCTCAACAGAGTTGGGAGAGGTTGTGCCCATAGCACAATCCTACTGCTTGTTAGAGGAATCCCCCTTAAGAAAATTTACCAAGATAGTAGTTTTCCCATCTTCGGACTTTGTTAGTTAGTGTTCTCCATTTGCTTGGGTTTATCCTTTCAATCCCTTTGCTAATTAAATCACTGAAGAGTATATACTGGTAAGAATAGACACTGTCGATGGACTGCAAACAAAACTCCTTCCTGTTATTGATGATAAACCATTTCAGAGAAGACCAGGCTGAGTCTAAAGGGTTCAGGTAATTGtaaggggaaggcagagagagtAGTTTATGGCCATAGTACTTGGCTACCTCGGGGCAACATACGATGCTCGTTAAGTTAATGACGGATGAGACCTGGGCTTCAGactctttgtcttcttttggCTTCATCTCATCCTGCTGCCTTCTCTCTTTGATCACAATGGCACACTTCCCATAGGTCTTCTGGGCCACCTCACAGAACTCAAAGAAGAGGCTGTCTTCTTGTTTGATGCATAACTCATCCCTCAGGAACATTCGATATGTCCAAGGCACCCATCCTTTACTCCCCCCGGCATGAACAATACACCACGTTGGAGTCGGCAGGAAAGAGCCATCACTAAAATCTTCCCCAGTGACAAGACTCTCAGGGATATCAGTTTCCCCAAGATATATGGTTGTGAATCCATCATACTGCAGTGTTCTCAAGGTCTTCAGGTATTGGAGACATTGCTTCCTCTTGATGCTATCAAATAGATTTCTGATAATGATGTTTCTTAAGAGAGGGTTTGCGAAGTGAGGCATGGTAGCTCTTTCCGTGGTGTTTTTCAAAGCTCACGTGTCTCCTTTGCAGAGATCTGCCAAGAGGAGAAGGATGACCTCACAAAGGGCTTTCTTACAGCTGAGCCAGTCCATAGATTCACTTTGGCTCTCAAAGCATCGTGGAACACACACTCAGAACCATGCCTTTCTGCTTTATATGACATGGGAACTGCTAGCCACACAAAATACTACTTTGACATCGCATCTGCAGTTGACCTGGAGAGAGAGACTGACAATTGTGTTAGTTTGCTAAGCCTGCCTTTACAAAATACCATAGGCTGgttgacttaaacaacagaaatctatttacTTTTTCACAGTTCCAGAGACTGGAAGCCCacgatcaaggtgtcagctgatCTGGTTTCTCCTGActtttctccttggcttgtagatagccaccttcttgctgtgtccttatTTGGCCGGTCTTGTATGTGCCCATGAGCCTTTGTCCTTATAAAGACCCAGTCCCGTGGGGTTAGGGCCCACCCATATGACCTCATACTGCCTTAATCACTTCTCtgaagaccctgtctccaaatatagtcatattctgagatactgggggGTGAAGGCTTCAACTCTGATTTGAGGGAGACACTATTCAGCCCCCTAACGGCAACCATTTAACAACGATGAGCCAAGTTTCCATTTGGGTCATGATGACGACAAGCAgtacttattcattcatccatcctgAGCACCTACCAGGGACCAGGCATTGTTCCAGGCCCCTGGGTACATTCACAACATGTCTGCTAAGGCCTGGGCATGTGTGTGGTTTATGTCTGCGTACAAATGGGCTTTGTGCCCGATGCCTGCCCTCCTTCACAATCAATCGCGGTTTTTCCAGGTGGCAGAAAGGGGTGTGGCAAACAGCAAAAGAAAGTCAGCCTGCGTACCTATATTTCCCTGGGGCTGCCAATTCTTGAGCTAACACAATACCCCATCTGCAAAGGACTTTTATGTACTCAAAGCAAAAAGACAGCTTCCTTCAAACTCTAGcagcctcttcagtttcctttctttgtattttctggtCTCCTGAGAGCTAAAGATGTTTCATAAAGGTGCGTAATGGATTCCCTCCAGTGAAGATGTGGATGGAATGATTTATCAAGTCCTTCACTTGACTGTTGAAGGGATGAGGATTTTCTTCCCACAAAGATTTCCTGAGACTCAGGTTTAGGCAGTGCCAGACCCTAGGACTAACCCAGCATAGTTAGTCAGCAAAGTTAATATGAAACCTGGGCTCTCCGAGTGCCTTTCTTAGAGGCCAGGATCAGGGGGTTTGGGTTGATAATTGTGGCCATTTTCtcttagaatttttctttcagcAGCAGGAACCCTCTTCAGACCCAATTGATGTGGAAGTGAAATATGTAGAAGAGAAGGGTGGTTTCTCACTGAAGTGGTAATGGTGGCCCTGGAGTCCCCCTCTTCAgccacctcccttctcccctcgGTCCCACAGGACCCTGTGACCTGGAACGGCAACgtgaaaacattataaaatacaatgaaatcaATTCTAAGACATAAATCCTTTACTTCTCTCTCATCCCATTTTTAGTCGTGTATGGATATGGGACACATGCTCAGAAGTGTAGAagagcagttcccactgtggctcagcagttagtgaacctgactagcattcatgaggatgcgggttcgatccctggccttgctcagtgggttaaggatccggaattgccctgagctctggtgtaggtcacagatgcaacttggatcccgcgttgctgtggccgtggtgtaggccagcagctacagctccagttggacccttagcctgggaacctccatatgctgtgggtgtggccctaaaaatgacaaaaaaaaaaaaaaaagaagaagtctaGAAGAAAACGTACAATATGTTATCTTTGTGTAAATACGTGGTATAAGTGATAAATAATATGCATATTTGATTGTATTGTCCaatataaacaacagaaaaataaaccaaatactaattaaaaatgctcacctatgggagttcccatctcggctcagtggaaatgaatctgactaacatccatgaggatgctggtttgctCCCTGATCTCGAGcactgggtgggggatctggcctTTTGGTGAGCTTCGTTCTAGGCtaaagatgtggcttgaatctggtgttttgtggctgtggctgtggtgtaggtcagcagctgcagctccaatttgatccctagcctgggaacttccatatgctgagagtgcagccctaaaaagcaaaaaaaaaaaagcttacttgTAAAGGAAGCGATAGAACAAGAGGGAGGAAATCAGTGCGAAATCTTTTCTGAATGTATCTTGTTTCCTAGTTTTGACTGGAAAATGTAAATGTTACAGGCTTCAAGTCTACTTTATGGAGATTAagccccaaagcctctggccatgtctcactgtaatgccccttcccccacctcgaCCTGCCTGGGCGGCTCCCTCCCTGCTAAAGAGGGAATGTGGCCCATTCCTCACCAGGCCACCCTGTAACCTATTCCCCATGCAGATAAGGtctcctgcccaagaccaatcagaaggtcaaactgggtctccactcaggCATTGGGGGATATAAAAAACATTGCAGAGTGAGTCAGGCTCTCTTTTTAACCTGCGCCCATGTGcgttctctcactctctttctgaaaatgtactttcactttaataagtTTAGAAAACACCCACTGTTTCGATGCTTTGTTGCAGTAAAGCAGGGACCGAGGAAACTATGACTGTATCATAaacatttcacattaaaaaaaaaaaatgtaaaggaagttcctatcgtggcacagtggaaacaaacccaactacatccatgaggatgtgggttccatccctggcctcgcccagtgggtcagggatctggcattgtggtgagctgtggtgtaggtcgcagatgtggctcggatcccgcgttgttgtggctgtgttgtaggccagcagctatagctccgatttgacccctagcctgggaacttccataggccatgggagtggccctaaaaagaacattaaaaaaaaaaaaagaaagaaagaaagaaaaagaaaactaaaacataacaatctctaaaatatacaagatcgtatataattttatacaatataaaatatacaaaactgaAACTAATGAACCTAACTGCTTATCAGTaaccaaaatgaacaaataaaaagacagtaGCAAATTATACTCCTACCTTCTGGATTATGGCCTCTAAATATCACTTCCCACTGAAGGAAGAGGGATCCTTTGATTTTAGGTCTGGGGATGGAATGTAGAAGATGAGCTTGG is a genomic window of Sus scrofa isolate TJ Tabasco breed Duroc chromosome 13, Sscrofa11.1, whole genome shotgun sequence containing:
- the C13H21orf140 gene encoding uncharacterized protein C21orf140 homolog, with product MPHFANPLLRNIIIRNLFDSIKRKQCLQYLKTLRTLQYDGFTTIYLGETDIPESLVTGEDFSDGSFLPTPTWCIVHAGGSKGWVPWTYRMFLRDELCIKQEDSLFFEFCEVAQKTYGKCAIVIKERRQQDEMKPKEDKESEAQVSSVINLTSIVCCPEVAKYYGHKLLSLPSPYNYLNPLDSAWSSLKWFIINNRKEFCLQSIDSVYSYQYILFSDLISKGIERINPSKWRTLTNKVRRWENYYLGKFS